The following proteins come from a genomic window of Doryrhamphus excisus isolate RoL2022-K1 chromosome 12, RoL_Dexc_1.0, whole genome shotgun sequence:
- the lpcat2 gene encoding lysophosphatidylcholine acyltransferase 2: MPSQRVFALPRQQSLLLPAVINPFVQDTKLSKTTILKCVLQGIVLVPLRAILISLVLMVTWPVAVIITFKHPLKGAVAPMTGWRRLMCQSVMATLGRAYYFCMGFRVVVKGKQVSSSEAPILAVAPHSTFFDGIVCIVAGLPSTVSRMENLATPIFGRFVRCLQPVLVSRKDPDSRKNTIQEIDSRAKSGGRWPQVLIFPEGTCTNRSCLITFKQGAFIPGVPVQPVLLRYPNKLDTVTWTWQGFSSRTLLLLTLCQLYTTVEIEFLPPHVPTEDERRSPALLASKVRDIMAQALGIPVTDHTYEDCRLMISAGELTLPMEAGLVEFTKISRKLNLKWDNVRKELDGFAAMASSCKGGRITIKEFAGFLKLPVSPALEELFALFDRNGDGTIDFREYVIGVTILCRPANTEDVLRMAFRLFDTDEDQKITREEFTALLRSALGVSDINMVKLFKEIDADSSGFITFSEFQAFATTHPEYAKLFTTYLELQRYQAIQEARPGDLELSGQVSSGESREESTSDKKDD, from the exons ATGCCGTCCCAGCGCGTCTTCGCTCTGCCTAGGCAGCAATCTCTGCTCCTTCCTGCCGTTATCAACCCCTTCGTACAGGACACTAAACTCTCCAAGACCACCATACTCAAA TGTGTCCTCCAGGGAATCGTCCTGGTCCCGCTTCGCGCCATCCTCATTTCATTGGTGCTCATGGTAACATGGCCAGTGGCTGTCATCATCACCTTCAAGCATCCTCTGAAGGGAGCAGTGGCACCAATGACAGGATGGAGAAG GCTCATGTGTCAGAGTGTGATGGCCACCCTGGGGAGAGCCTACTACTTCTGCATGGGCTTCCGAGTGGTGGTCAAGGGCAAGCAAGTGAGCAGTAGCGAGGCCCCCATCCTGGCCGTGGCCCCCCACTCCACCTTCTTTGACGGTATCGTGTGCATAGTGGCCGGCCTGCCTTCCACTGTTTCCCGCATGGAGAACCTGGCCACGCCCATCTTTGGCA GGTTTGTACGCTGCCTCCAGCCGGTGCTAGTGTCCAGAAAAGACCCGGACTCAAGGAAGAACACCATCCAAGAGATCGACAGCAGAGCCAAGTCAGGAGGTCGCTGGCCAcag GTTTTGATATTTCCAGAGGGAACGTGTACAAATCGCTCGTGTCTCATCACATTCAAACAAG GTGCCTTCATTCCAGGCGTACCTGTGCAGCCTGTGCTTTTGAGATATCCCAACAAACTA GATACAGTGACATGGACCTGGCAGGGTTTCAGCTC AAGGACCCTGCTGCTTCTAACGCTGTGCCAGCTTTACACCACAGTGGAGATTGAG TTCCTGCCACCTCACGTCCCAACAGAGGACGAGAGAAGAAGTCCTGCATTGTTAGCCAGCAAAGTGAGAGACATCATGGCCCA GGCACTCGGCATCCCCGTGACGGACCACACGTACGAGGACTGCCGCTTGATGATCTCCGCCGGGGAGCTGACACTACCGATGGAGGCCGGCTTGGTGGAATTCACCAAAATCAGTCGCAAGCTCAA TTTGAAGTGGGACAACGTGAGGAAGGAGTTGGACGGTTTCGCCGCCATGGCTAGCTCGTGTAAAGGAGGACGCATCACCATTAAGGAGTTTGCCGGCTTCCTGAAGCTCCCAGTCAGCCCCGCCCTGGAGGAGCTCTTTGCCCTGTTTGATAGG AATGGCGACGGCACCATAGATTTCAGAGAGTACGTCATCGGAGTGACCATCCTGTGTCGGCCAGCCAACACCGAAGATGTGCTGCGGATGGCATTCCGG CTGTTTGACACGGACGAAGATCAGAAAATCACACGAGAAGAGTTCACGGCGCTGCTGCGCTCCGCTCTGGGCGTATCCGATATCAACATGGTCAAACTGTTCAAAGAAATCGACGCAGACAGCTCGGGGTTCATCACTTTCA GTGAGTTTCAAGCTTTCGCCACAACCCACCCGGAATATGCCAAGCTCTTCACCACCTACCTGGAGCTTCAGAGGTACCAAGCCATCCAGGAGGCGAGGCCCGGAGATCTGGAACTGTCCGGTCAGGTCAGTTCAGGGGAAAGTCGGGAGGAGAGCACCTCGGATAAGAAAGACGACTGA